The proteins below are encoded in one region of Brachionichthys hirsutus isolate HB-005 chromosome 12, CSIRO-AGI_Bhir_v1, whole genome shotgun sequence:
- the ralba gene encoding ras-related protein Ral-B, whose translation MATSKGKNQSSLALHKVIMVGSGGVGKSALTLQFMYDEFVEDYEPTKADSYRKKVVLDGEEVQIDILDTAGQEDYAAIRDNYFRSGEGFLLVFSITEQESFSATVEFREQILRVKAEEDKIPLLLVGNKSDLEERRKVSVDEARGKAEEWGVQYVETSAKTRANVDKVFFDLMREVRGKKMSENKDKNGKGKNKKNKKSFRERCCLL comes from the exons ATGGCAACCAGTAAAGGTAAAAACCAGAGCTCTCTGGCGCTGCACAAGGTGATAATGGTGGGCAGTGGAGGCGTGGGGAAGTCGGCGCTCACCCTACAGTTCATGTATGACGAG TTTGTGGAGGACTACGAGCCCACCAAGGCAGACAGCTACAGGAAGAAGGTGGTCCTGGATGGGGAGGAAGTCCAGATCGACATTCTGGATACGGCTGGCCAGGAGGACTACGCCGCCATCAGGGACAACTACTTCCGCAGCGGCGAGGGCTTCCTGCTGGTCTTCTCCATCACAGAGCAGGAGTCCTTCAGCGCGACTGTGGAGTTCAG GGAGCAGATCTTGCGGGTGAAGGCAGAGGAAGACAAGATCCCGCTCCTCCTCGTAGGAAACAAGTCGGACCTGGAGGAGCGCAGGAAGGTTTCCGTGGACGAAGCCAGAGGGAAGGCCGAGGAGTGGGGCGTCCAGTACGTGGAGACTTCTGCCAAAACCAGAGCCAACGTCGACAAG GTGTTCTTTGACCTGATGCGTGAAGTACGAGGCaagaaaatgtcagaaaacaaagacaaaaatggaaaaggaaagaacaagaagaacaagaagagcTTCAGAGAAAGATGCTGTTTACTGTGA